A region of Fibrobacter succinogenes subsp. succinogenes S85 DNA encodes the following proteins:
- a CDS encoding transporter, translating into MLKKIIIGAALLASTSFATFSNFPVPAEKRGEAKLVADFIIHDKWKGLDLSAKARFVPVQNLELYLSLPFRPISRYDGESDKKTGMKNLTLGARYQIIPTVAAFLDVTFPTGKDRIIYPDDGFGFYFGGQYSQDFGSLALGTEAGLSMSTQGDDKVKSPMTLTLNAELDPNVSPVISPYFGVTMNILLNDEKYDGHKHVETSGDIGVDPYVGANIKINQTFSFDLCVTLGLGDDDYLIYVGGNTKKSLTLEASFNATF; encoded by the coding sequence ATGTTAAAAAAAATCATCATCGGTGCAGCTCTTCTTGCATCCACCAGTTTTGCTACTTTTAGCAACTTTCCCGTCCCGGCAGAAAAGAGAGGCGAAGCCAAGCTAGTCGCAGACTTCATTATTCATGACAAGTGGAAGGGACTTGACTTGAGCGCTAAGGCTCGCTTTGTTCCGGTCCAGAACTTGGAACTCTACCTCAGCCTTCCGTTCCGACCGATTAGCCGCTACGATGGCGAAAGCGACAAGAAAACGGGTATGAAGAACCTGACTCTTGGTGCTCGTTACCAGATTATCCCGACAGTCGCCGCATTCCTTGATGTGACTTTTCCGACCGGTAAGGACAGGATTATTTACCCGGATGACGGTTTCGGATTCTATTTCGGTGGCCAATATTCCCAGGACTTCGGCTCTCTCGCTCTCGGTACAGAAGCAGGCCTCTCCATGTCGACTCAAGGTGATGACAAGGTTAAGAGTCCGATGACCTTGACCCTCAATGCAGAATTGGATCCGAACGTTTCTCCGGTGATTTCTCCGTACTTCGGCGTCACCATGAACATTTTGCTGAACGATGAAAAGTACGACGGTCACAAGCACGTTGAAACAAGCGGTGACATCGGTGTGGACCCGTATGTGGGTGCAAACATCAAGATCAACCAGACGTTCTCCTTTGACTTGTGCGTAACGCTTGGCTTGGGCGATGATGACTACCTCATCTACGTGGGCGGCAACACTAAAAAGTCGCTTACGTTGGAAGCATCTTTCAACGCTACGTTCTAA